One genomic window of Candidatus Kuenenia stuttgartiensis includes the following:
- a CDS encoding reverse transcriptase domain-containing protein, translated as MLKYHSLRDKVFSLKNLYAAFKHVKKNKGKAGLDRVSIKQFESNLDVNIMSIHQELKTAIYNPAPVLRVYIPKGRHDKRPLGIPIVKDRIVQQAFRQIIEPIFEKGFSDNSFGFRPDRCCHDAVTMLSNGLNSISRKGIPASLMPI; from the coding sequence ACCTTTATGCTGCTTTCAAACACGTAAAGAAGAATAAAGGCAAAGCTGGTCTTGACAGGGTAAGTATTAAGCAATTTGAGTCCAATCTTGATGTGAATATCATGAGTATCCATCAGGAACTCAAGACTGCCATATACAACCCTGCGCCTGTCCTGCGGGTATACATCCCCAAAGGCAGGCATGACAAGAGACCTCTTGGCATTCCCATTGTTAAGGACAGGATTGTACAGCAGGCGTTCAGGCAAATCATAGAGCCAATATTTGAGAAAGGATTCTCAGATAACAGCTTTGGATTTCGCCCTGACAGATGCTGTCACGATGCTGTCACGATGCTATCAAACGGCTTGAACAGTATAAGCAGGAAGGGTATACCAGCGTCCTTGATGCCGATATAA